The following are encoded in a window of Harmonia axyridis chromosome 7, icHarAxyr1.1, whole genome shotgun sequence genomic DNA:
- the LOC123684327 gene encoding uncharacterized protein LOC123684327, whose product MDRRKNMSLLAAAAKAKRARLARLHFRAAVRLAYQNHYWLEDTEGEQLGMNVAKNIQILTRKKPKGQFSLTEKAMMKVSQEKRTDAEKQHLRRVLGTMKCFRKYPSEVKKDLAAITYYAEYDADRMIVRQGDEALALYFVISGTARVLKSKYDPLIEKITQVALKDKEPGDMFGELALLIGAKRSASIITNERSEFLLVKRDDFDRVLRDTVLKEWNEIKKSINKFEYFKMWDDRYIQQSCMVSKMRYYEEHALILSQDHGDKRYVYFLIDGAVDLLECVEMKVTTFKNKKTYSLFNQFEMAPLQRGRSLTVDLGKFVKTKLDVDKSMSDIKLRQNHSFGSSELENLSKSLLKMPYLDMDGTKKQNKRRRRQIRKLSYARVLNELTPAQRVNYVKQFESRVSRVTCAREVPVTSLETHFIRVAKMSLLASFNIGEHLDSRYYVSRTKVKLLAIPSYWLFSRDKPTWNNISIFLRNRLPTRQQLFDEFAKKRGWLDYRKECYYDIAGQSQKSNINSINNVPLSIRLNEDLDYYVCRKPFVKRTASSIRDDPIRENRKGR is encoded by the exons ATGGATCGAAGAAAGAATATGTCTTTGCTA GCGGCAGCTGCAAAAGCGAAAAGAGCCAGATTGGCCAGGTTGCACTTCAGGGCTGCTGTTCGATTGGCATACCAAAATCATTATTGGTTGGAGGACACTGAGGGCGAACAGCTTGGTATGAATGTGgcaaaaaacattcaaatattGACCAGGAAAAAACCGAAGGGACAATTCTCCTTGACG GAAAAAGCAATGATGAAAGTTTCCCAAGAAAAAAGGACCGATGCCGAAAAACAGCATCTTCGTAGGGTGCTAGGAACCATGAAATGTTTCAGAAAATACCCTTCA GAGGTGAAGAAAGACCTGGCTGCTATAACCTATTATGCCGAATACGACGCCGATCGAATGATAGTGAGACAAGGAGACGAAGCTCTGGCCTTGTATTTCGTTATTTCTGGTACTGCCAGGGTGCTGAAATCTAAATACGATCCACTGATCGAAAAAATTACACAAGTTGCCCTGAAGGATAAAGAGCCAGGAGATATGTTCGGTGAACTGGCGCTTTTGATTGGTGCAAAAAGGAGCGCTTCAATCATAACGAACG AGCGTTCGGAATTCCTGCTGGTGAAACGCGACGACTTCGACAGAGTGCTCAGAGACACGGTGCTGAAGGAATGGAACGAAATCAAGAAGTCCATCAACAAGTTCGAATATTTCAAGATGTGGGACGACCGCTACATCCAGCAGAGTTGCATGGTGTCCAAAATGCGCTACTACGAGGAGCACGCTCTCATACTGAGTCAAGACCACGGCGACAAGAGGTACGTCTACTTCTTGATAGACGGCGCCGTTGACCTTCTGGAATGCGTGGAGATGAAGGTGACCACGTTCAAAAACAAGAAGACCTACTCTCTGTTCAACCAGTTCGAAATGGCTCCCTTGCAGAGGGGTAGGTCCTTGACTGTCGACCTGGGGAAGTTTGTGAAGACTAAATTGGACGTGGACAAGTCGATGTCTGATATAAAGCTGAGACAAAATCATTCGTTCGGCTCCAGCGAGCTGGAGAATTTGTCTAAGAGCCTGTTGAAAATGCCCTATTTAGATATGGATGGGACCAAGAAGCAAAACAAAAGACGTAGGAGGCAGATTAGGAAGCTCTCTTATGCTCGTGTTTTAAACGAACTCACTCCAGCTCAACGAGTTAACTA TGTCAAACAATTTGAAAGTCGAGTATCAAGAGTTACTTGCGCTAGAGAAGTTCCTGTTACAAGTTTAGAAACGCATTTCATAAGG gtGGCCAAAATGAGTCTACTCGCTTCTTTCAACATTGGTGAGCACTTGGATTCGAGGTATTACGTTTCTAGAACGAAAGTAAAACTACTGGCAATACCTAGTTATTGGCTGTTCTCAAGGGACAAACCCACCTGGAATAACATCTCTATCTTCCTGAGGAATCGTCTTCCTACCAGACAGCAACTATTCGACGAATTTGCAAAGAAACGAGGCTGGTTGGATTATAGAAAGGAGTGCTATTATGACATAGCTGGCCAATCgcagaaatcgaacataaattCTATAAACAACGTACCATTGAGCATTCGTCTCAACGAGGACTTAGATTATTACGTGTGCCGCAAGCCGTTTGTCAAGAGGACGGCATCTTCGATCAGGGATGACCCAATAAGGGAGAATAGAAAGGGTAGATAG
- the LOC123684155 gene encoding cyclic nucleotide-binding domain-containing protein 2-like, with amino-acid sequence MVKAKSKTQMMTPEEKAARAVRARKRFRATARLALANQFWLEDFSDMKLGENVMRNIRLLTQKSKKKSNFTIEQKRIMSTPKDRRTEEEKKKLHRVLGGLKCFRRYPNSVKEQLAEVTYFRYIPPKRTIVRQDDDAKALFFLLSGEVVVYKTVFDSVLSEWVTQEVGTREAGSMFGEVSLLHGVKRTATVVTSDHCEMLVLHKEDFDSVLKSSVMAEWDEIRRCMSMFTYFSSWDEMTLRDCCILSKVKIYGVEELVLGEDMGDKRYVYFIIEGQCHLVEYMDMEVTEVGCKKSYKLLSSIDDHLTSGERDKFGEASTQLLNERQLSELSLSDENLHKNQSKYVSFTDPMKSRLEVVTKSIKTHFIRVGTFNSLATFNIGENFIRRFIITSKKTKILLIPRYWLIQKNKEIWTHIRQFLNQRLPDTRSIFHDFIQQKKWHSYKRGLVDEILSNCKKVNLNNIHNVPYSIRMQEDMTYYECAERKKKKYVHS; translated from the exons ATGGTCAAGGCAAAGTCCAAAACTCAAATGATG ACTCCCGAAGAAAAAGCAGCAAGAGCTGTAAGGGCACGAAAGAGATTCAGGGCAACTGCTAGGTTAGCTCTGGCAAATCAATTTTGGCTGGAGGACTTCTCAGATATGAAATTAGGAGAGAACGTTATGAGAAATATAAGACTTTTGactcaaaaatcgaaaaagaaaagcaATTTTACAATAGAG CAAAAACGAATTATGAGCACTCCGAAGGATCGACGAACTGAGGAGGAGAAAAAAAAGTTACACCGAGTTTTGGGTGGGTTGAAGTGCTTCCGAAGGTATCCGAAT AGTGTGAAGGAGCAATTGGCAGAGGTTACGTATTTTCGATATATACCCCCTAAGAGGACCATCGTCAGACAGGATGATGATGCAAAAGCGCTGTTTTTTCTCCTTTCCGGTGAGGTGGTCGTTTACAAAACAGTCTTCGATTCAGTATTGAGTGAATGGGTCACTCAAGAAGTTGGAACAAGAGAAGCTGGGTCTATGTTTGGGGAGGTTTCCTTGTTGCACGGTGTCAAAAGAACTGCTACTGTCGTAACTTCAG ATCATTGTGAGATGCTGGTGCTACATAAAGAAGACTTCGACTCCGTGTTGAAATCTTCGGTGATGGCCGAATGGGACGAAATTCGCCGATGTATGTCGATGTTCACCTATTTCAGCTCATGGGATGAAATGACCCTAAGGGATTGCTGCATCCTTTCTAAGGTCAAGATATACGGCGTTGAAGAACTTGTTCTTGGGGAGGATATGGGCGATAAGAGATATGTGTATTTTATAATCGAGGGTCAGTGTCATCTAGTCGAATACATGGATATGGAAGTGACAGAGGTGGGCTGTAAGAAGTCGTATAAACTACTGAGCAGTATCGATGATCACCTTACTTCTGGCGAAAGGGATAAATTCGGCGAAGCTTCAACGCAACTTTTAAACGAACGTCAACTGTCGGAGCTGTCATTGTCTGATGAAAATCTACACAAGAATCA GAGCAAGTATGTATCTTTCACTGATCCAATGAAATCTCGCCTCGAAGTTGTTACGAAATCAATCAAGACACACTTCATAAGG GTGGGGACGTTCAACTCCCTAGCTACATTCAACATTGGCGAGAACTTCATTAGACGCTTCATTATAACTTCGAAAAAAACCAAGATACTCCTGATACCACGCTACTGGTTGATACAGAAGAACAAAGAGATCTGGACTCATATAAGACAATTTCTGAATCAGAGATTGCCGGACACAAGATcgatttttcacgatttcattCAACAGAAAAAGTGGCATTCCTATAAGAGGGGTCTGGTGGACGAAATACTTTCCAACTGCAAGAAGGTAAACCTGAACAACATTCACAATGTTCCATACAGCATTCGAATGCAGGAAGATATGACCTATTACGAATGTGCCGAaaggaagaaaaagaaatatgtCCATAGCTAG